The Candidatus Palauibacter polyketidifaciens genome contains the following window.
CCTCCGGCAAAGAGAGCACGTTGCACGAGGCGACCGGCGGCGACGTGACCCTCGTGATCCACAGCCTGCAACCGAGCCTTGTCCCTTCCGAGAGCTTTGACCTGCTCGAGGCCAACGCCGCGAACCTTGGAGCGGAGGGCGCACAGATGTTGTTGGTCGCCGTCGAACCCGATCCCCCGAACGAGACTCAGACTGGCGCACCTGATCGCGCCGATTCGATCCCCCCCTTCCTCTACGACGGCCGATCCGAAGTCTGGGAAGCGCTAGGTGCTTGGAAGGGTGTTCAGTGCTTCGTTGTGGATGCCACTGGCATTCTGCGGTATCGCGGAGAAGATCTTGCAACGGCACTCCGCCTCACACTCATGCTGCGAGATGGCTCGCTGTCGTCGTTAACCCAATTGAAAGGGAGCGAAAGATGACCCTGAAGCGATTCGCCATGATCATTGCAGTCGCGCTGATCGCGGCCGCCGTTCCGGTCGCGGGAAAGGCAGATGGCTCCGCAGGATTGCGGTTGTCCACCGCGTCGTGTGCGGAGGCAGACTGCGGGAGCATATCGAAGGTGGATTGCATCTGTCCGGACATGCAGATGAACAATCGCAAGCCGCGCTGCGTTGAGCCCTGATCGAGTCGGAATGAGGCGGTCGGTGATCGGGCTGGCGGTCGCGATCTTGGCGATCGGCGCGTGTCGTCAGGCGGAACCGGCCGCGCTCGACACCGGCAGCCTTCCCGAGTTGACGCCGGAGGCCGTCTTCGCGGACGACTCGCTCGGCTGGATCGTCGAGATCGCGTTGGCCGGAGACCGCGTGGTGGCGCTGGATGCGATGCTGGAGCCGTCGGTTCACGTCGTCGATCTCGAGACGCCGGGGCGCCTCGGTTCCTATGGCCGCCAGGGCGACGGGCCGGGCGAGTTCAAGGACCCGGAGCAGATCGTGATCGGGGCCGCGGAATCGCCCGACGAGGTCTGGATCCTCGATGGCATCCATCAGCGCCTCACGCGGTTGTCCCTGCCGGAGATCGAAGCGGGGGCGGAAGTGAACCCGGAGACCGTCCCGCTGAACGGTCCGATCGCCGGAGCACTCGTGCGCGCTTCGGACGGGACGTGGTTCGCCGGCGGATGGATCACAGAGGGTCGTATCGGTCGCTACCACGCGAACCGGAGCTACGACCGCACCATCCTGGGCTTCCCGCCCGAGGTGGCGGAGGCGCCGGGGACGACGCTCCCGCAGGCGTACGAGAGCTGGGTCGTGGCCGATCCCGCAGGGGACCGCCTGGCCGCCGCGACGCTCCTCGGCGGGCTGCTCGAGATCTTCGACCATGACGGCGTTCCGATCGCCCGGGCGGCGGTGCCCGACCCCTTCCAGCCCGCGTGGGCCCAGGGACAATCGAGCAGCGGGCGGGGCGTAATGGCCATCAGTCCGGAGACGCGTTACGGCTTCACGGACCTGGCCGCCACCCAACGCTACCTGTACGGCGTCTTCTCGGGACGGAGGGTGGATGAGGACGGGCCCGTCTGGGCGTCGCAGCAGGTGCAGGTCTACACCTGGGACGGCGCATACGTGAGGACGCTGCGCCTCGACCGGAGCGCGGAGGCCATCGCGATCGACGCCTCCGACACGTGGCTCTACGCGAGCGGACTCGAACCCACGCCGTGGATCGGCCGCTTCCGGCTCCCGGAGCTCACGCGATGAAGGCGGACATCTCCTACTCCGACTGGGTGGACTGGCTCGCGTTCGAGTTGGCCTTCGTCGAACTCTACAAGTCGGCGACTCCGTCTCAGCAGCAGGAGATGAGGGCGACCCTCCGCCGGCTCGTCAAAGGCATCGACGAAGCGGCAGTCGATGCCTTCGTATCGCAGGTCCCGAACTTCGAGCGGGCGCTCAGCTGTTACTCGTCCGAGGAACAGGCCGACTTCGTGCCTCAGTTCAAGACAGCCGTGACCGAATTCGCCCAGTGCTTGGCCAGCGTCGCCGGAAAACGGGATTGAAGCCGCCGTCGCCCCTGCCCCGGAGCCGCTACCACCCACCGTTGCAGCGACCTGGCAGGACAGGTGTGTGCACGCATGGGTAAAGCTCGAGGCAACGCGCGCATCAGCCGGAGCTACACCCACCGCAACAGGCCGGTTGTCCGCACCGTTCTAGAGCTCGTCGACCGCCTCGGGCTCTCATCGTGTGAGGCAGAGATCACGCAGCGTGTCTTCGATGATCTTGGCGAGGCCGCGAGATGATTGGAGTTCTTACGGATTCCGCTCACGACGCCGCGCTCATCGAGCAAGCCGTTGGCGGCACGGCGCGGGTGGTCCACGGCTCCAAACAGTTCCCGAACGGCGACGGACCTTTCGAGTGTCTGGTCTTGGGTTGCCGCAGCCGACGTCTGAAAGAGATGACCGGGCTCTTGAAGGAACTGGAACGGACGATGCGTGGGTTCCCATCGTTCTCGTGACCGACCGCGACCCCGACGTTGCTCGCGGTTTGAGGGACGTCAGGGTGTCGGAAATCGTCTGGTTCGAAGATCTGGCTACCGGGCTCCAGCCCCGCGTCGACAAGGTGCTGGGCGCTGGACGTGCCCGTGAGTCGGTCGACTCCGGCGGCCGCCGACCTTCACCCCGAGCATCTGCGGACCCACGCGGGCGCGGAACCGAAACGCTCGGTCCTGCGCCTCCAATCGAAACCCAAAGAACGGAGACATTATACATGATTGAGCCACTGCGATCAGATCTTGGGCAAGATGCAGACCCGAGGATCTCCCGGGTCCTGGCACATGCCAGATTTGTGAGGTAGCAAACGCGGATTGCTGGGTGCTGTTGTGTAACGGCGGCCCTATTCTCACAAACTGCGTGTTCTAGCATTGGTCCTAAGTGTAGGATTGAGACTGAAGCGGATGTTGTCCGATAGAGGATGAAGTGAAAGGCGTCAGCGCTCCCGGGTGGACGTGAATTCTCAAGCAAACGAAAAGGAAGTCGGCAAAAAACCCGCGCGGAGAGGGGAGAGGGTTGTCGTGAAGGAAAAACTGAACGTCGTCGCGAACGTTGCAATCATTGTAACACTGTGCGTGCTGTTGCTTGGTCCGTCGGGGCCGGTCGGCGGTTGGATTGGTGACCGTTACGAGGAACGGAGCGTCAAACGCCGAATCGCGGAGCTGTGGGTAGAGTTGACGGACGCGGACAGCAAATTGGAGCCGCAATCGCCGGATGAGCGTAGGACGATAGTTGAGTTTGTGGATTACGAGTGCCCGTCGTGCAGATTGGTTTCGAGTGCGGTGTCGGAGGCAGTAGTTCGGGAGGGCGTGACCGTAGTTGTGCGGCACTTGCCCCTTGTGGGTCTTCACGCGACGGCACGTGATCGCGCCGTGGCGGCTGTGTGTGGAGAGCGAGTCGGGGCCTTTGGAGAGATTCACGGAGCCTTGATGGAAGAGCCCGTGTCGGTGGATAGCGAGCACTGGTCGGCGCTCGGCGACCGGTTGGGAGACGTAGCGGCGGCAGCTTTCCGTACGTGCGTGAGTGCGGATGCTGAAGGGCGG
Protein-coding sequences here:
- a CDS encoding BF3164 family lipoprotein is translated as MRRSVIGLAVAILAIGACRQAEPAALDTGSLPELTPEAVFADDSLGWIVEIALAGDRVVALDAMLEPSVHVVDLETPGRLGSYGRQGDGPGEFKDPEQIVIGAAESPDEVWILDGIHQRLTRLSLPEIEAGAEVNPETVPLNGPIAGALVRASDGTWFAGGWITEGRIGRYHANRSYDRTILGFPPEVAEAPGTTLPQAYESWVVADPAGDRLAAATLLGGLLEIFDHDGVPIARAAVPDPFQPAWAQGQSSSGRGVMAISPETRYGFTDLAATQRYLYGVFSGRRVDEDGPVWASQQVQVYTWDGAYVRTLRLDRSAEAIAIDASDTWLYASGLEPTPWIGRFRLPELTR